A stretch of Portunus trituberculatus isolate SZX2019 chromosome 48, ASM1759143v1, whole genome shotgun sequence DNA encodes these proteins:
- the LOC123498849 gene encoding BRCA2-interacting transcriptional repressor EMSY-like isoform X1 codes for MPYVVLAVVMEAGYKLPNKWPKLLDMTKDECREALRALELTTYSQVVSVLRAQGELTKEKKKLLSDLQTMFSISLERHRAEIRRAVNDEKLTTIADTLAGPNTGVEWAVEGRRLVPLMPRVPPQTAYTALATRMALLYYGMNAKMPHPSATAHYGKMDDLGAESGDTDSEEETEGLRFMPGAMVPPQYNADQGSYTTLPFSQARLSKLPPKENREVPTTTSGGSGGSAGVGGGGGAGGGTATGGGAGGGGSDKRKRKRSSSEHPLPPPPPPPPPPPTPPTPPTRDLPSSPGTPNKQVTGIGRPLPGPPMKITVTGNITRGTSGTPVSTLGSHTQKVILVSTSGASGVGGGVYQRSLSVPVMKGGTGTVPTVMRGVSASSNTTPPSQIQTGSTVGSGNMIVPPTYSSSGLHGAAAMSPAGTYANRTRPRVPSGTLPSRPRERSKSLVLQTDSTGRGAEASGGSSCSSVSSGSHASPMSSFPGGPSAVVGAASGSPSMSSGHLMTHQTIQVRPSATINPGKTAIQIRQEGGAGAKIITHAVGSAGVTGTGGCTTSVACTTATTIITTATSSGISPGSSTTGRLVGRAPILPPSSTQGSGAPLYVVTTNSGTITVVTRTVAAGQGTGPRVVTVNTINAPKSSVSSVRTPTPATVVSVGPKTIQTVRVTPQGQGPSGLRPVLGATKSNVIVVHKGGPSSGTRPMSIQGIRVIKDVPTKITIGKTFTGGTAAPVLQKPPAVPRGPITTPVLTTASTPTTQSNVIVVDLSPETSNVNNTGALADILQVTGEAPSTSSSGSSNSSSSSSNSSSSNTSDLTTTTSSTSSIPDTITSPVTSTSITTPTIITTTTTTTTAAAATSSTSNTITTVSTTTTTAATTTTSSLIAPATTATTAPVSAIPVVSSSDGGTGLSSSGGGSAGGGSGGGGGGGGGGGGGGGGGAAAAAAAAAAAAAGGTGGGGAAGGGGGAGGGGEGEGEWLNLGLEGEDSPGHSLPEGQMQMLEEAVEILGRGDKESARNLLRQAGIELLDSPVELGEHGAEGTSMASLMAGLVSQLPGAHLDEGPLAPVGELDPVTGLFYNPSSSESLSDSNSNSASDELEVPEERESAD; via the exons atGGAGGCTGGGTATAAGCTGCCCAACAAGTGGCCTAAGCTGCTGGACATGACCAAGGATGAGTGTCGTGAGGCTCTCCGTGCCCTGG AGTTGACAACATACAGTCAGGTGGTGTCTGTACTGCGAGCACAAGGAGAACtgacaaaggagaaaaagaagctaCTTAGTGACCTGCAAACCATGTTTTCCATTTCCCTTGAGAGACACAGAGCAGAAATAAGAAGAGCAGTTAATGATGAAAAGCTCACCACCATAGCAGACAC CTTGGCTGGACCTAACACTGGGGTGGAGTGGGCAGTGGAGGGGCGGCGGCTGGTACCCCTCATGCCACGTGTCCCTCCACAGACAGCATACACAGCCCTGGCAACACGTATGGCTCTCCTCTACTATGGAATGAATGCCAAGATGCCTCACCCATCTGCCACAGCACATTATGGAAAGATGGACG aCCTTGGTGCTGAATCTGGGGACACAGACTctgaggaggagacagagggtCTGCGGTTCATGCCTGGAGCAATGGTGCCACCACAGTACAATGCTGACCAGGGATCCTACACCACCCTACCATTCTCACAGGCTCGACTCTCCAAGTTACCTCC GAAAGAGAATCGTGAAGTCCCAACAACCACctcaggaggaagtggagggtcagctggtgttggtgggggtggtggagcaggtggtggtactgctactggtggtggtgctggtggtggaggtagtgacaagaggaaaagaaagagatctTCATCAGagcatcctcttcctcccccacctcctcctccccctcctcctcctactccaccaaCCCCTCCCACCAGagaccttccttcatctcctggaACTCCCAACAAACAA GTGACAGGAATTGGCCGACCACTGCCTGGCCCTCCCATGAAGATAACAGTAACAGGCAACATTACCCGCGGCACCTCAGGCACACCGGTCTCCACGCTTGGCAGCCACACACAAAAG gTCATCCTTGTGTCCACCTCAGGAGCAagtggtgtgggtggaggagtgtaCCAGAGATCCCTCAGCGTTCCAGtgatgaagggagggacaggCACGGTCCCCACAGTGATGCGAGGGGTGTCAGCCTCCAGTAACACAACCCCACCCAGCCAAATACAGACAG GGAGTACTGTGGGTTCAGGAAACATGATTGTGCCCCCCACCTATTCTAGCAGTGGCCTCCATGGTGCTGCTGCAATGTCTCCTGCAG GTACCTATGCCAATCGGACGAGACCTCGCGTTCCCTCTGGCACGCTGCCTTCCAGACCACGTGAGAGATCAAAGTCACTTGTTCTCCAGACAGACTCTACAGGAAGAG GTGCTGAAGcaagtggtggcagcagctgcAGTAGTGTGTCTTCAGGCAGCCATGCGAGTCCCATGTCATCCTTCCCTGGGGGTCCATCTGCTGTAGTGGGAGCAGCATCAGGGTCTCCCAGTATGTCTTCAGGGCATTTGATGACTCACCAGACTATACAG GTCAGACCAAGTGCCACCATTAATCCTGGGAAGACAGCAATTCAAATTCGTCAGGAAGGAG GTGCAGGAGCCAAGATCATCACACATGCTGTGGGCAGTGCTGGAGTCACAGGGACAGGAGGCTGCACCACCTCTGTTGCTtgcactactgccactaccatcatcaccacagccacctcCTCAGGCATCAGTCCAGGCTCCAGCACTACAGGACGCCTGGTTGGACGTGCCCCCATCCTGCCACCAAGCTCCACCCAGGGAAGTGGTGCACCATTGTATGTGGTTACCACCAACTCAGGCACCATCACTGTTGTCACTCGCACTGTTGCTGCTGGTCAGG GAACAGGGCCACGAGTTGTAACAGTGAATACTATCAATGCTCCCAAGTCTTCTGTCAGCAGTGTGAGAACCCCAACTCCTGCCACAGTAGTGTCTGTTGGCCCCAAGACCATTCAGACAGTGCGTGTCACACCCCAGGGTCAGGGTCCCTCAGGACTACGACCAGTGCTCGGTGCTACCAAGTCCAATGTGATTGTGGTACACAAGGGTGGCCCTTCATCCGGGACAAGACCCATGAGCATCCAGGGAATCAGGGTAATCAAG GATGTACCAACCAAAATTACAATTGGAAAGACATTCACTGGAGGTACAGCTGCTCCAGTGCTACAGAAGCCTCCCGCTGTGCCCCGTGGACCCATCACCACCCCAGTCCTCACCACAGCCAGCACACCAACCACTCAGAGCAATGTCATTGTGGTGGATCTGAGTCCAGAGACCTCCAATGTGAACAACACTGGAGCTCTGGCTGATATTTTGCAAGTCACAG GCGAGGCACCATCAAcaagcagcagcggcagcagcaacagcagcagcagcagcagcaacagcagcagcagcaatacaagtgacctcaccacaaccactagcTCCACATCCTCCATCCCTGACACCATCACAAGCCCAGTTacttccacctccatcaccaccccaaccatcatcaccaccaccaccaccaccaccactgcagcagctgccacctccagcacctccaacaccattaccacagtcagcaccaccaccaccactgctgccaccaccactactagctcTCTCATTGCCcctgccactactgccaccactgcccccGTGAGTGCCATCCCAGTAGTCAGCAGCAGTGATGGAGGGACAGGCTTGAGTAGCAGTGGTGGAGGGAGTgcaggaggtggaagtggaggaggaggaggaggaggaggaggaggaggaggaggaggaggaggaggagcagcagcagcagcagcagcagcagcagcagcagcagcaggagggacaggaggaggaggagcagcaggaggaggaggaggagcaggaggaggaggagaaggggaaggagaatggCTTAATCTGGGACTAGAAGGAGAAGACTCACCTGGCCACAGTCTACCTGAAGGACAGATGCAAATGTTAG AGGAAGCTGTAGAAATTTTAGGACGAGGAGACAAAGAATCTGCAAGAAATCTTCTTCGTCAAGCTGGGATTGAATTGTTGGATTCCCCTGTAGAACTTGGTGAACATGGAGCG GAGGGGACATCCATGGCAAGTCTCATGGCTGGACTAGTGAGTCAGCTCCCAGGAGCACACCTAGATGAGGGCCCTCTGGCACCAGTTGGGGAGCTGGACCCAGTCACTGGACTCTTCTATAATCCTTCCAGCA gTGAAAGTTTGTCTGACAGCAACAGCAATTCAG CATCTGATGAACTTGAGGTGCCAGAGGAAAGAGAATCTGCTGACTAA
- the LOC123498849 gene encoding BRCA2-interacting transcriptional repressor EMSY-like isoform X2, whose amino-acid sequence MPYVVLAVVMEAGYKLPNKWPKLLDMTKDECREALRALELTTYSQVVSVLRAQGELTKEKKKLLSDLQTMFSISLERHRAEIRRAVNDEKLTTIADTLAGPNTGVEWAVEGRRLVPLMPRVPPQTAYTALATRMALLYYGMNAKMPHPSATAHYGKMDDLGAESGDTDSEEETEGLRFMPGAMVPPQYNADQGSYTTLPFSQARLSKLPPKENREVPTTTSGGSGGSAGVGGGGGAGGGTATGGGAGGGGSDKRKRKRSSSEHPLPPPPPPPPPPPTPPTPPTRDLPSSPGTPNKQVTGIGRPLPGPPMKITVTGNITRGTSGTPVSTLGSHTQKVILVSTSGASGVGGGVYQRSLSVPVMKGGTGTVPTVMRGVSASSNTTPPSQIQTGSTVGSGNMIVPPTYSSSGLHGAAAMSPAGTYANRTRPRVPSGTLPSRPRERSKSLVLQTDSTGRGAEASGGSSCSSVSSGSHASPMSSFPGGPSAVVGAASGSPSMSSGHLMTHQTIQVRPSATINPGKTAIQIRQEGGAGAKIITHAVGSAGVTGTGGCTTSVACTTATTIITTATSSGISPGSSTTGRLVGRAPILPPSSTQGSGAPLYVVTTNSGTITVVTRTVAAGQGTGPRVVTVNTINAPKSSVSSVRTPTPATVVSVGPKTIQTVRVTPQGQGPSGLRPVLGATKSNVIVVHKGGPSSGTRPMSIQGIRDVPTKITIGKTFTGGTAAPVLQKPPAVPRGPITTPVLTTASTPTTQSNVIVVDLSPETSNVNNTGALADILQVTGEAPSTSSSGSSNSSSSSSNSSSSNTSDLTTTTSSTSSIPDTITSPVTSTSITTPTIITTTTTTTTAAAATSSTSNTITTVSTTTTTAATTTTSSLIAPATTATTAPVSAIPVVSSSDGGTGLSSSGGGSAGGGSGGGGGGGGGGGGGGGGGAAAAAAAAAAAAAGGTGGGGAAGGGGGAGGGGEGEGEWLNLGLEGEDSPGHSLPEGQMQMLEEAVEILGRGDKESARNLLRQAGIELLDSPVELGEHGAEGTSMASLMAGLVSQLPGAHLDEGPLAPVGELDPVTGLFYNPSSSESLSDSNSNSASDELEVPEERESAD is encoded by the exons atGGAGGCTGGGTATAAGCTGCCCAACAAGTGGCCTAAGCTGCTGGACATGACCAAGGATGAGTGTCGTGAGGCTCTCCGTGCCCTGG AGTTGACAACATACAGTCAGGTGGTGTCTGTACTGCGAGCACAAGGAGAACtgacaaaggagaaaaagaagctaCTTAGTGACCTGCAAACCATGTTTTCCATTTCCCTTGAGAGACACAGAGCAGAAATAAGAAGAGCAGTTAATGATGAAAAGCTCACCACCATAGCAGACAC CTTGGCTGGACCTAACACTGGGGTGGAGTGGGCAGTGGAGGGGCGGCGGCTGGTACCCCTCATGCCACGTGTCCCTCCACAGACAGCATACACAGCCCTGGCAACACGTATGGCTCTCCTCTACTATGGAATGAATGCCAAGATGCCTCACCCATCTGCCACAGCACATTATGGAAAGATGGACG aCCTTGGTGCTGAATCTGGGGACACAGACTctgaggaggagacagagggtCTGCGGTTCATGCCTGGAGCAATGGTGCCACCACAGTACAATGCTGACCAGGGATCCTACACCACCCTACCATTCTCACAGGCTCGACTCTCCAAGTTACCTCC GAAAGAGAATCGTGAAGTCCCAACAACCACctcaggaggaagtggagggtcagctggtgttggtgggggtggtggagcaggtggtggtactgctactggtggtggtgctggtggtggaggtagtgacaagaggaaaagaaagagatctTCATCAGagcatcctcttcctcccccacctcctcctccccctcctcctcctactccaccaaCCCCTCCCACCAGagaccttccttcatctcctggaACTCCCAACAAACAA GTGACAGGAATTGGCCGACCACTGCCTGGCCCTCCCATGAAGATAACAGTAACAGGCAACATTACCCGCGGCACCTCAGGCACACCGGTCTCCACGCTTGGCAGCCACACACAAAAG gTCATCCTTGTGTCCACCTCAGGAGCAagtggtgtgggtggaggagtgtaCCAGAGATCCCTCAGCGTTCCAGtgatgaagggagggacaggCACGGTCCCCACAGTGATGCGAGGGGTGTCAGCCTCCAGTAACACAACCCCACCCAGCCAAATACAGACAG GGAGTACTGTGGGTTCAGGAAACATGATTGTGCCCCCCACCTATTCTAGCAGTGGCCTCCATGGTGCTGCTGCAATGTCTCCTGCAG GTACCTATGCCAATCGGACGAGACCTCGCGTTCCCTCTGGCACGCTGCCTTCCAGACCACGTGAGAGATCAAAGTCACTTGTTCTCCAGACAGACTCTACAGGAAGAG GTGCTGAAGcaagtggtggcagcagctgcAGTAGTGTGTCTTCAGGCAGCCATGCGAGTCCCATGTCATCCTTCCCTGGGGGTCCATCTGCTGTAGTGGGAGCAGCATCAGGGTCTCCCAGTATGTCTTCAGGGCATTTGATGACTCACCAGACTATACAG GTCAGACCAAGTGCCACCATTAATCCTGGGAAGACAGCAATTCAAATTCGTCAGGAAGGAG GTGCAGGAGCCAAGATCATCACACATGCTGTGGGCAGTGCTGGAGTCACAGGGACAGGAGGCTGCACCACCTCTGTTGCTtgcactactgccactaccatcatcaccacagccacctcCTCAGGCATCAGTCCAGGCTCCAGCACTACAGGACGCCTGGTTGGACGTGCCCCCATCCTGCCACCAAGCTCCACCCAGGGAAGTGGTGCACCATTGTATGTGGTTACCACCAACTCAGGCACCATCACTGTTGTCACTCGCACTGTTGCTGCTGGTCAGG GAACAGGGCCACGAGTTGTAACAGTGAATACTATCAATGCTCCCAAGTCTTCTGTCAGCAGTGTGAGAACCCCAACTCCTGCCACAGTAGTGTCTGTTGGCCCCAAGACCATTCAGACAGTGCGTGTCACACCCCAGGGTCAGGGTCCCTCAGGACTACGACCAGTGCTCGGTGCTACCAAGTCCAATGTGATTGTGGTACACAAGGGTGGCCCTTCATCCGGGACAAGACCCATGAGCATCCAGGGAATCAGG GATGTACCAACCAAAATTACAATTGGAAAGACATTCACTGGAGGTACAGCTGCTCCAGTGCTACAGAAGCCTCCCGCTGTGCCCCGTGGACCCATCACCACCCCAGTCCTCACCACAGCCAGCACACCAACCACTCAGAGCAATGTCATTGTGGTGGATCTGAGTCCAGAGACCTCCAATGTGAACAACACTGGAGCTCTGGCTGATATTTTGCAAGTCACAG GCGAGGCACCATCAAcaagcagcagcggcagcagcaacagcagcagcagcagcagcaacagcagcagcagcaatacaagtgacctcaccacaaccactagcTCCACATCCTCCATCCCTGACACCATCACAAGCCCAGTTacttccacctccatcaccaccccaaccatcatcaccaccaccaccaccaccaccactgcagcagctgccacctccagcacctccaacaccattaccacagtcagcaccaccaccaccactgctgccaccaccactactagctcTCTCATTGCCcctgccactactgccaccactgcccccGTGAGTGCCATCCCAGTAGTCAGCAGCAGTGATGGAGGGACAGGCTTGAGTAGCAGTGGTGGAGGGAGTgcaggaggtggaagtggaggaggaggaggaggaggaggaggaggaggaggaggaggaggaggaggagcagcagcagcagcagcagcagcagcagcagcagcagcaggagggacaggaggaggaggagcagcaggaggaggaggaggagcaggaggaggaggagaaggggaaggagaatggCTTAATCTGGGACTAGAAGGAGAAGACTCACCTGGCCACAGTCTACCTGAAGGACAGATGCAAATGTTAG AGGAAGCTGTAGAAATTTTAGGACGAGGAGACAAAGAATCTGCAAGAAATCTTCTTCGTCAAGCTGGGATTGAATTGTTGGATTCCCCTGTAGAACTTGGTGAACATGGAGCG GAGGGGACATCCATGGCAAGTCTCATGGCTGGACTAGTGAGTCAGCTCCCAGGAGCACACCTAGATGAGGGCCCTCTGGCACCAGTTGGGGAGCTGGACCCAGTCACTGGACTCTTCTATAATCCTTCCAGCA gTGAAAGTTTGTCTGACAGCAACAGCAATTCAG CATCTGATGAACTTGAGGTGCCAGAGGAAAGAGAATCTGCTGACTAA
- the LOC123498849 gene encoding BRCA2-interacting transcriptional repressor EMSY-like isoform X4, whose product MPHAHHPCPEIVCLNTSEMEAGYKLPNKWPKLLDMTKDECREALRALELTTYSQVVSVLRAQGELTKEKKKLLSDLQTMFSISLERHRAEIRRAVNDEKLTTIADTLAGPNTGVEWAVEGRRLVPLMPRVPPQTAYTALATRMALLYYGMNAKMPHPSATAHYGKMDDLGAESGDTDSEEETEGLRFMPGAMVPPQYNADQGSYTTLPFSQARLSKLPPKENREVPTTTSGGSGGSAGVGGGGGAGGGTATGGGAGGGGSDKRKRKRSSSEHPLPPPPPPPPPPPTPPTPPTRDLPSSPGTPNKQVTGIGRPLPGPPMKITVTGNITRGTSGTPVSTLGSHTQKVILVSTSGASGVGGGVYQRSLSVPVMKGGTGTVPTVMRGVSASSNTTPPSQIQTGSTVGSGNMIVPPTYSSSGLHGAAAMSPAGTYANRTRPRVPSGTLPSRPRERSKSLVLQTDSTGRGAEASGGSSCSSVSSGSHASPMSSFPGGPSAVVGAASGSPSMSSGHLMTHQTIQVRPSATINPGKTAIQIRQEGGAGAKIITHAVGSAGVTGTGGCTTSVACTTATTIITTATSSGISPGSSTTGRLVGRAPILPPSSTQGSGAPLYVVTTNSGTITVVTRTVAAGQGTGPRVVTVNTINAPKSSVSSVRTPTPATVVSVGPKTIQTVRVTPQGQGPSGLRPVLGATKSNVIVVHKGGPSSGTRPMSIQGIRVIKDVPTKITIGKTFTGGTAAPVLQKPPAVPRGPITTPVLTTASTPTTQSNVIVVDLSPETSNVNNTGALADILQVTGEAPSTSSSGSSNSSSSSSNSSSSNTSDLTTTTSSTSSIPDTITSPVTSTSITTPTIITTTTTTTTAAAATSSTSNTITTVSTTTTTAATTTTSSLIAPATTATTAPVSAIPVVSSSDGGTGLSSSGGGSAGGGSGGGGGGGGGGGGGGGGGAAAAAAAAAAAAAGGTGGGGAAGGGGGAGGGGEGEGEWLNLGLEGEDSPGHSLPEGQMQMLEEAVEILGRGDKESARNLLRQAGIELLDSPVELGEHGAEGTSMASLMAGLVSQLPGAHLDEGPLAPVGELDPVTGLFYNPSSSESLSDSNSNSASDELEVPEERESAD is encoded by the exons atGGAGGCTGGGTATAAGCTGCCCAACAAGTGGCCTAAGCTGCTGGACATGACCAAGGATGAGTGTCGTGAGGCTCTCCGTGCCCTGG AGTTGACAACATACAGTCAGGTGGTGTCTGTACTGCGAGCACAAGGAGAACtgacaaaggagaaaaagaagctaCTTAGTGACCTGCAAACCATGTTTTCCATTTCCCTTGAGAGACACAGAGCAGAAATAAGAAGAGCAGTTAATGATGAAAAGCTCACCACCATAGCAGACAC CTTGGCTGGACCTAACACTGGGGTGGAGTGGGCAGTGGAGGGGCGGCGGCTGGTACCCCTCATGCCACGTGTCCCTCCACAGACAGCATACACAGCCCTGGCAACACGTATGGCTCTCCTCTACTATGGAATGAATGCCAAGATGCCTCACCCATCTGCCACAGCACATTATGGAAAGATGGACG aCCTTGGTGCTGAATCTGGGGACACAGACTctgaggaggagacagagggtCTGCGGTTCATGCCTGGAGCAATGGTGCCACCACAGTACAATGCTGACCAGGGATCCTACACCACCCTACCATTCTCACAGGCTCGACTCTCCAAGTTACCTCC GAAAGAGAATCGTGAAGTCCCAACAACCACctcaggaggaagtggagggtcagctggtgttggtgggggtggtggagcaggtggtggtactgctactggtggtggtgctggtggtggaggtagtgacaagaggaaaagaaagagatctTCATCAGagcatcctcttcctcccccacctcctcctccccctcctcctcctactccaccaaCCCCTCCCACCAGagaccttccttcatctcctggaACTCCCAACAAACAA GTGACAGGAATTGGCCGACCACTGCCTGGCCCTCCCATGAAGATAACAGTAACAGGCAACATTACCCGCGGCACCTCAGGCACACCGGTCTCCACGCTTGGCAGCCACACACAAAAG gTCATCCTTGTGTCCACCTCAGGAGCAagtggtgtgggtggaggagtgtaCCAGAGATCCCTCAGCGTTCCAGtgatgaagggagggacaggCACGGTCCCCACAGTGATGCGAGGGGTGTCAGCCTCCAGTAACACAACCCCACCCAGCCAAATACAGACAG GGAGTACTGTGGGTTCAGGAAACATGATTGTGCCCCCCACCTATTCTAGCAGTGGCCTCCATGGTGCTGCTGCAATGTCTCCTGCAG GTACCTATGCCAATCGGACGAGACCTCGCGTTCCCTCTGGCACGCTGCCTTCCAGACCACGTGAGAGATCAAAGTCACTTGTTCTCCAGACAGACTCTACAGGAAGAG GTGCTGAAGcaagtggtggcagcagctgcAGTAGTGTGTCTTCAGGCAGCCATGCGAGTCCCATGTCATCCTTCCCTGGGGGTCCATCTGCTGTAGTGGGAGCAGCATCAGGGTCTCCCAGTATGTCTTCAGGGCATTTGATGACTCACCAGACTATACAG GTCAGACCAAGTGCCACCATTAATCCTGGGAAGACAGCAATTCAAATTCGTCAGGAAGGAG GTGCAGGAGCCAAGATCATCACACATGCTGTGGGCAGTGCTGGAGTCACAGGGACAGGAGGCTGCACCACCTCTGTTGCTtgcactactgccactaccatcatcaccacagccacctcCTCAGGCATCAGTCCAGGCTCCAGCACTACAGGACGCCTGGTTGGACGTGCCCCCATCCTGCCACCAAGCTCCACCCAGGGAAGTGGTGCACCATTGTATGTGGTTACCACCAACTCAGGCACCATCACTGTTGTCACTCGCACTGTTGCTGCTGGTCAGG GAACAGGGCCACGAGTTGTAACAGTGAATACTATCAATGCTCCCAAGTCTTCTGTCAGCAGTGTGAGAACCCCAACTCCTGCCACAGTAGTGTCTGTTGGCCCCAAGACCATTCAGACAGTGCGTGTCACACCCCAGGGTCAGGGTCCCTCAGGACTACGACCAGTGCTCGGTGCTACCAAGTCCAATGTGATTGTGGTACACAAGGGTGGCCCTTCATCCGGGACAAGACCCATGAGCATCCAGGGAATCAGGGTAATCAAG GATGTACCAACCAAAATTACAATTGGAAAGACATTCACTGGAGGTACAGCTGCTCCAGTGCTACAGAAGCCTCCCGCTGTGCCCCGTGGACCCATCACCACCCCAGTCCTCACCACAGCCAGCACACCAACCACTCAGAGCAATGTCATTGTGGTGGATCTGAGTCCAGAGACCTCCAATGTGAACAACACTGGAGCTCTGGCTGATATTTTGCAAGTCACAG GCGAGGCACCATCAAcaagcagcagcggcagcagcaacagcagcagcagcagcagcaacagcagcagcagcaatacaagtgacctcaccacaaccactagcTCCACATCCTCCATCCCTGACACCATCACAAGCCCAGTTacttccacctccatcaccaccccaaccatcatcaccaccaccaccaccaccaccactgcagcagctgccacctccagcacctccaacaccattaccacagtcagcaccaccaccaccactgctgccaccaccactactagctcTCTCATTGCCcctgccactactgccaccactgcccccGTGAGTGCCATCCCAGTAGTCAGCAGCAGTGATGGAGGGACAGGCTTGAGTAGCAGTGGTGGAGGGAGTgcaggaggtggaagtggaggaggaggaggaggaggaggaggaggaggaggaggaggaggaggaggagcagcagcagcagcagcagcagcagcagcagcagcagcaggagggacaggaggaggaggagcagcaggaggaggaggaggagcaggaggaggaggagaaggggaaggagaatggCTTAATCTGGGACTAGAAGGAGAAGACTCACCTGGCCACAGTCTACCTGAAGGACAGATGCAAATGTTAG AGGAAGCTGTAGAAATTTTAGGACGAGGAGACAAAGAATCTGCAAGAAATCTTCTTCGTCAAGCTGGGATTGAATTGTTGGATTCCCCTGTAGAACTTGGTGAACATGGAGCG GAGGGGACATCCATGGCAAGTCTCATGGCTGGACTAGTGAGTCAGCTCCCAGGAGCACACCTAGATGAGGGCCCTCTGGCACCAGTTGGGGAGCTGGACCCAGTCACTGGACTCTTCTATAATCCTTCCAGCA gTGAAAGTTTGTCTGACAGCAACAGCAATTCAG CATCTGATGAACTTGAGGTGCCAGAGGAAAGAGAATCTGCTGACTAA